Part of the Pseudobdellovibrionaceae bacterium genome is shown below.
ATCCCAACAACGCAAGGAGGGCAGAGATGTTGAGGGAGTGAACAAAAATGGCCACAAACAAAAAAGCGACAATCATGGAGAAAAGATCATAAAAAACTTCTCTTTTCACACGGCGGTTCAAATTTTGCCAGTGCATTATCTGCGAGAATAATTCATTGAAATGGAGTTGGCTGTATCTAATGGCGCCAAAGAGAACAAACAAAATGGGCGAGCCTCTATGGAAGAAATACTCGGGATCATTTTCTCCTGTATGGGCCAGTTGGTGATGCGACAAATGAATCTTTTTTCCCGCATAGAATGGCAACAGTGATGCCGTGCTAAAGGCCACTCCAAAGAAGTCATTTATTTTTTTATTGGGATGCAGATTTCTGTGCATGGCCTCGTGTCCTAAAACTCCGAGACCGACCAGTAAAATGCTGATTCCAAAGCCCGCCAAGACAGACAGGAGCAACTGAGTGACGGTCCAAGGGGTTTGCCCAGGATCAATTCTCATAAAGAGCAAAAAACTCAGGCTGCCAGCAATAAACAATAAGCCCTTTGCGATGTTTTTCTGCCCTTCTTTTGCAGTTAATCGAAAAGAGTCTCGATGCATGCGCCGCCCCCCCTTTTTTTTGGCGTGAAGATAATCTATTTCTAGGCCCAATTTTAGACAACTAAGTCACCATTTTTAATGTGATATTTTCAATTTTTCTAAAGCAGTTGCGTCTATTGGCGAAATGATTTCAATATGACCTTCGGGGAGGGGTTGAAGCATGCAGACTGGGCTTGATAGCGACTTAAATGGGCGAGGTTCGTCGGCAGAGCCATCGCAAGCGGCTTCAAAAGGGGCTTCGCCACTGGCAGCATTGCTGCGCCAGAAATCCCAGTCCGCGGAACACCGTCGGCTCAATCGCCTAACAAAACTACTAGGTGGTTTTCACTTAAAAGGCATGATCGTTGACCCACCACGCCAGGGCCAACTTCGAAGCCTTGTTCAAGGCGATGAGATCAAAGTTAATTTTAGCTCGGGCAATTATCTGGGTCTGGACGTGCATCCTGAAGTGCTCGAAGCCTGTATCGAAGGCATTAAAACCTGGGCGGGGCATCCGGGGTCTTCGCGTATTTTTTATTCTCACAAAAATGCGGTGTTGTTAGAGCAAGAATTGGCCACATTTGTTGGTGCTGAGGCTTCGATGTTGGCCGTAAATGTGTCGCAGGCTCATCAAGGGGTGGTGCCTGTGCTGTTTGGCAATCGCCACACCACAATTTTTATTGATAAACATGCTCACA
Proteins encoded:
- a CDS encoding fatty acid desaturase, yielding MHRDSFRLTAKEGQKNIAKGLLFIAGSLSFLLFMRIDPGQTPWTVTQLLLSVLAGFGISILLVGLGVLGHEAMHRNLHPNKKINDFFGVAFSTASLLPFYAGKKIHLSHHQLAHTGENDPEYFFHRGSPILFVLFGAIRYSQLHFNELFSQIMHWQNLNRRVKREVFYDLFSMIVAFLFVAIFVHSLNISALLALLGFHLTLPLVFSARYAADHRGLPSHTQHQKNQAHAWVVKTHPILEWIWSHINYHGVHHMYPAIPHGKLKTKFELTQHNITYPTLDRGYVRSMPYLLKKPYFA